One window of Branchiostoma lanceolatum isolate klBraLanc5 chromosome 6, klBraLanc5.hap2, whole genome shotgun sequence genomic DNA carries:
- the LOC136436149 gene encoding hydroxysteroid 11-beta-dehydrogenase 1-like protein isoform X1, with protein MTMSRLLWFSLFMLLGAVAVGIYWNYDGFDPESLRGATVVITGCSTGIGEEMAYQYARLGAKILITARRENRLKEVVAKAKSLGAQEAHYVAGDMGKAEDCERTIQTAKEKFGRLDYLVLNHMGSSFKSLQQKFIEGTLTSWDQDPDVEYLVDFLNINLVSYVRLASLALPLLKESSGHIVAVSSAFGKMYWPNLSFYSCAKFGLDGFFSSLRVELMKAQQDVSVTLVVLGKIGTPKISEKLQDVPGGDTVLEGAALKGETALVIIRGGATRAREVYYPFYTWPMAKLSGLMPQFVDYLAVRVNLLPES; from the exons ATGACAATGTCTCGTTTACTGTGGTTTAGTTTGTTCATGTTACTCGGTGCTGTGGCTGTCGGGATCTACTGGAACTACGATGGCTTCGATCCAG AATCTCTGCGGGGGGCCACCGTCGTCATCACGGGCTGCAGTACCGGTATCGGCGAAGAGATGGCGTACCAGTACGCCCGGCTGGGAGCAAAGATCCTCATCACAGCCAGGAGGGAGAACAGGCTGAAGGAG GTCGTAGCGAAGGCGAAGTCCCTGGGTGCCCAGGAGGCGCACTACGTGGCCGGGGACATGGGGAAGGCGGAGGACTGTGAGAGAACCATTCAAACAGCCAAGGAGAAATTCG GTCGGTTGGActacttggtgctgaaccacATGGGATCCAGTTTCAAGTCTCTACAACAGAAATTTATCGAAGGCACGCTTACGTCTTGGGACCAGGACCCGGATGTGGAGTACTTGGTAGACTTCTTAAACATCAACCTGGTCAGTTACGTCCGGCTGGCCTCCCTGGCTCTGCCTCTGCTGAAGGAGAGCAGCGGACACATCGTGGCAGTGTCTTCTGCATTCG GAAAAATGTACTGGCCGAACTTGAGCTTCTACAGCTGTGCGAAGTTCGGTCTGGACGGGTTCTTCAGCTCCCTCCGTGTGGAACTGATGAAGGCTCAGCAGGACGTGTCCGTCACTCTGGTAGTGCTGGGTAAAATCGGCACCCCAAAGATTTCTGAAAAGTTGCAG GATGTTCCGGGCGGTGATACGGTGCTGGAAGGTGCCGCTCTGAAAGGCGAGACCGCCCTGGTCATCATAAGGGGAGGGGCGACCCGCGCCCGGGAGGTCTACTATCCCTTCTACACCTGGCCTATGGCCAAACTCAGCGGTCTGATGCCGCAGTTCGTGGACTACCTTGCTGTCAGGGTTAACCTGTTACCGGAAAGTTAA